In Garra rufa chromosome 15, GarRuf1.0, whole genome shotgun sequence, a single genomic region encodes these proteins:
- the LOC141287646 gene encoding anaphase-promoting complex subunit 5-like encodes MPRPPQLKLDRTCFICVCDLNHGPDLTLEQFLKIVEECCLHMVNAVKLRLFMMADGELQDMEYFFTILPNAFSDSDAFKTSVVGLLMRQMLLAYNKLSFSQVYKLYKSLQQYCRRSNQRELSALPAEDMELTSNEDPSTDHIDKVELDTPSLHQSELRSDETQGPLSQKQAEYFLARQVYLLKNNENKAMSPAKLQDELNNILKFNPDFAEAHYLSYLNSVRVQDIYISTHSLLHYFDRLILSGGEGKSNGDEGYGHSLRYAVLNLATLHCRFGHYQQADFALLEAIRIAQEANDHVCLQHCLLQPGLEPNQTFLQKPVKGCQTPSKLTERKSKNTTLLSTSGMNTFARHCNSSVCLCGRVMLASAELHWDSSDFASALPLLLQALALSRQHNLQSLTSETLLHLAFTQLMLGIPEQALVLVQDVLESVLAHGSLIDKGRALLLAARCQMALAGAAAQEHRLTAFELAVHTLDEAAVYFSQLDCKERMRDIHYLQARLHHTLGNISQRNKCAMLFRLLDQELPSSGMTVVNRL; translated from the exons CTAAAATTAGACAGGACatgttttatttgtgtttgtgaTCTAAATCACGGTCCAGATTTGACTCTGGAGCAGTTTCTGAAGATAGTAGAGGAGTGCTGTCTTCACATGGTCAATGCTGTGAAACTCAG GTTGTTTATGATGGCTGATGGAGAATTGCAGGATATGGAGTACTTTTTTACTATCCTGCCCAATGCCTTCAGTGACTCAGATGCATTCAAAACTAGTGTTGTTG gTCTGTTAATGCGCCAGATGCTGCTGGCTTACAACAAATTGTCCTTTAGTCAGGTGTATAAGTTGTACAAGTCCCTGCAGCAGTATTGCCGTCGTAGCAATCAGCGCGAACTGTCCGCTCTGCCGGCCGAAGACATGGAGCTGACGAGCAATGAGGATCCCAGCACTGACCACATAGACAAAGTCGAGCTGGACACGCCATCTCTACACCAGTCCGAACTGAG ATCTGACGAGACCCAaggtcctttatctcaaaaacaAGCAGAATACTTTCTTGCACGACAG gtATATCTCCTTAAGAACAATGAAAACAAAGCCATGTCGCCGGCTAAACTACAGGACGAGCTCAACAACATTCTCAAATTCAATCCTGACTTTGCTGAAGCG CATTACCTCAGCTATCTGAACAGCGTGCGAGTGCAGGATATCTACATCTCCACTCACAGCCTGCTGCACTACTTTGACCGCCTCATTCTTTCTGGTGGAGAGGGGAAGAGCAACGGAGATGAAGGCTACGGCCACAGTTTGCGTTATGCTGTTCTAAATCTGGCAACCTTGCATTGTCGCTTCGGACACTA TCAACAGGCTGATTTTGCTCTGCTGGAAGCGATCCGCATTGCACAGGAAGCAAATGACCACGTTTGTCTTCAACACTGTCTG ctacAGCCTGgtcttgaacccaatcaaacatttctgcaGAAACCTGTAAAAggctgccagaccccatccaagttGACAGAGCGTAAGAG taaaaatactacaCTACTGTCCACCTctggtatgaatacttttgcaaggcactgtaactcaTCAGTGTGTTTGTGTGGCAGGGTGATGCTGGCCTCTGCAGAACTTCACTGGGACTCGTCTGATTTTGCGTCAGCTCTGCCGTTACTTTTACAGGCTCTTGCTCTGTCACGCCAGCACAACCTGCAGAGCTTGACCTCAGAGACGCTGTTACACCTGGCATTTACACAG CTGATGTTAGGGATCCCTGAGCAGGCTCTTGTACTGGTGCAGGACGTGTTGGAGTCGGTTTTGGCTCACGGGTCTCTGATAGACAAAGGCAgagctctgctgctggctgctcGCTGTCAGATGGCTTTAGCAGGAGCTGCTGCACAGGAACACAGACTGACTG CTTTTGAACTAGCTGTGCACACTTTGGATGAGGCAGCTGTGTATTTCTCTCAGCTTGACTGTAAAGAGCGTATGAGAGACATACACTACTTACAGGCACGCTTGCATCACACTCTAGGCAACATCTCTCAACGTAACAAATGTGCCATGCTCTTCCGCCTGCTGGATCAGGAGCTGCCATCATCTGGAATGACTGTGGTCAATCGTCTTTAG